A section of the Thauera chlorobenzoica genome encodes:
- a CDS encoding SLC13 family permease produces the protein MTHDQLLILAILCATVALFLWGRWRHDMVAAGALLACVLAGLVEPAVAFAGFGHPAVVTVACVLVLSRGLQNSGAIDVLTRSALPAHGGPTASIAALSVLAAVLSGFMNNVGALALLMPVAIQLAGRLGLPPGKVLMPLAFASILGGTTTLIGTPPNLIVSGFRASQTGAGGFAMFDFTAVGLPLALAGLAFIALPGWRLVPARAQPGAAGFDTGAYLTEARVPESSKAAGMRLREVEAELDEAGVQVVGLVRNEVRMIAPSGGRIVRAGDILVIEAEVETLPGVLSQLGLELAEAHPPNVEEGQEGADETAPPSARGTRPDPLPGAGKDPERSDELMLMELVVRPESALAGRSASDILLRSRYGLNLLAVSRDGARARARLRTLKIRPGDLLLMQGDADTLSEFATDFGCVPLAGRELRIPDKRKAFTATAIMVVAVATAALGLLPAALSFTAGVLASMALRTVPPRAVYEAVDWPVVVLLAALLPVAGAMQSSGAADLLARLLLDGLARGDAVIGLALILVTTMLLTDLMNNAATAAVMAPIGLGAATQLGVNPDTFLMAVAIGASCAFLTPIGHQNNTLILGPGGFRFGDYWRMGLPLDLLVLAVTIPLLLLAWPL, from the coding sequence ATGACGCACGACCAGCTCCTGATCCTGGCGATCCTTTGCGCCACCGTCGCCCTGTTCCTGTGGGGGCGCTGGCGCCACGACATGGTGGCTGCGGGTGCGCTGCTGGCCTGCGTCCTGGCGGGCCTGGTCGAACCGGCCGTAGCCTTCGCCGGCTTCGGCCATCCGGCAGTGGTCACCGTCGCCTGCGTGCTGGTGCTGAGCCGCGGCCTGCAGAATTCGGGCGCGATCGACGTCCTCACCCGCAGTGCGCTGCCCGCCCATGGCGGACCGACCGCGAGCATCGCCGCGCTGAGCGTGCTCGCCGCCGTGCTCTCGGGCTTCATGAACAATGTCGGCGCGCTGGCCCTGCTGATGCCGGTGGCGATCCAGCTCGCCGGCCGCCTCGGGCTGCCGCCCGGCAAGGTGTTGATGCCGCTCGCCTTCGCCTCCATCCTCGGCGGCACCACGACCCTGATCGGCACCCCGCCCAACCTCATCGTCTCCGGTTTCCGGGCAAGCCAGACCGGGGCGGGCGGCTTCGCGATGTTCGACTTCACCGCCGTCGGCCTGCCGCTCGCCCTCGCCGGGCTCGCCTTCATCGCCCTGCCCGGCTGGCGGCTGGTACCGGCGCGAGCGCAGCCCGGTGCGGCCGGCTTCGATACCGGTGCCTACCTTACCGAGGCGCGCGTGCCCGAAAGCAGCAAGGCTGCCGGGATGCGCCTGCGCGAAGTCGAGGCCGAGCTCGACGAGGCCGGTGTACAGGTGGTCGGCCTGGTACGCAACGAGGTGCGGATGATCGCACCGAGCGGTGGACGAATCGTCCGCGCCGGCGACATCCTCGTCATCGAAGCCGAAGTCGAAACCCTGCCCGGCGTGCTCAGCCAGCTCGGGCTGGAGCTCGCGGAAGCTCATCCGCCGAACGTGGAGGAGGGGCAGGAGGGCGCCGACGAAACCGCCCCGCCATCCGCGCGCGGCACCCGGCCGGACCCCCTGCCCGGAGCCGGCAAGGACCCCGAGCGCAGCGACGAGCTGATGCTGATGGAGCTCGTCGTGCGCCCCGAATCGGCCCTCGCCGGGCGCTCGGCCAGCGACATCCTGCTGCGTTCGCGCTACGGCCTGAACCTGCTCGCGGTGTCGCGCGACGGCGCACGCGCCAGAGCGCGGCTGCGCACGCTGAAGATCCGCCCCGGCGACCTGCTGCTGATGCAGGGGGACGCCGACACCCTGAGCGAATTCGCCACCGACTTCGGCTGCGTGCCGCTGGCCGGACGCGAGCTGCGCATCCCGGACAAGCGCAAGGCGTTCACCGCCACCGCCATCATGGTGGTGGCGGTGGCCACCGCAGCCCTCGGCCTGCTGCCGGCGGCGCTGTCCTTCACCGCCGGGGTACTGGCTTCGATGGCGCTGCGCACGGTGCCCCCGCGTGCGGTGTACGAGGCGGTGGACTGGCCGGTGGTCGTGCTGCTGGCCGCCCTGCTGCCGGTCGCCGGCGCGATGCAGAGCAGCGGCGCCGCCGACCTCCTCGCCCGCCTGCTGCTCGACGGCCTGGCCCGGGGCGATGCCGTGATCGGCCTCGCCCTGATCCTCGTCACCACGATGCTGCTCACCGACCTGATGAACAACGCCGCCACCGCTGCGGTCATGGCCCCGATCGGGCTCGGTGCGGCAACCCAGCTCGGGGTCAACCCCGACACCTTCCTGATGGCAGTCGCAATCGGCGCCTCCTGCGCCTTCCTGACCCCGATCGGGCACCAGAACAACACGCTGATCCTGGGCCCGGGCGGCTTTCGCTTCGGCGACTACTGGCGCATGGGGCTACCGCTCGACCTGCTGGTGCTCGCCGTCACGATCCCGCTGCTATTGCTGGCCTGGCCCTTGTGA